In one Lolium rigidum isolate FL_2022 chromosome 3, APGP_CSIRO_Lrig_0.1, whole genome shotgun sequence genomic region, the following are encoded:
- the LOC124699743 gene encoding probable protein phosphatase 2C 8, whose translation MSSETASHAREQLLAGERRMVTVARSARRRRLELRRLGRTASSAAEDEGAKRVRAAPDGSSEEEDSTDSARVAPEDGVAVACVSHGAVSVIGRRREMEDAVAVAPPFLAEKAAGSGDGDVVDAGQEGFFAVYDGHGGSRVAEACRERMHVVLAEEVRRLRRRVDSEWQGGTTDDGAQWKEAMAACFARVDGEVGADDGDTDAAGEQTVGSTAVVAVVGPRRIVVANCGDSRAVLSRGGAPVPLSSDHKPDRPDELERVEAAGGRVINWNGYRILGVLATSRSIGDYYLKPYVIAEPEVTIMDRTDKDEFLILASDGLWDVVSNDIACKIARNCLSGRAASKYPESVSGSTAADAAALLVELAISRGSKDNISVVVVELRRLKSRMGAVIKENRR comes from the exons ATGAGCAGCGAGACGGCGAGTCATGCGCGGGAGCAGCTCCTCGCCGGGGAGAGGAGGATGGTGACGGTGGCCCGCTCGGCAAGGCGGCGCCGGCTGGAGCTCCGCAGGCTCGGGCGCACGGCGTCTTCCGCGGCGGAGGACGAGGGAGCGAAGAGGGTCCGGGCTGCGCCGGACggcagctcggaggaggaggactcgactGACTCGGCGAGGGTGGCGCCGGAGGACGGTGTGGCTGTGGCGTGCGTGTCGCACGGCGCGGTGTCGGTGATCGGGCGCCGGCGCGAGATGGAGGACGCGGTGGCCGTCGCGCCGCCCTTCCTGGCCGAGAAGGCGGCGgggagcggcgacggcgacgtcgTGGACGCTGGACAGGAGGGCTTCTTCGCGGTGTACGACGGGCACGGCGGGTCCCGCGTGGCGGAGGCGTGCAGGGAGCGGATGCACGTGGTGCTGGCGGAGGAGGTGCGGCGGCTCCGTCGCCGGGTGGACAGCGAATGGCAGGGCGGGACCACGGACGACGGCGCGCAGTGGAAGGAGGCCATGGCGGCGTGCTTCGCGCGGGTGGACGGCGAGGTGGGCGCGGACGACGGCGACACGGACGCAGCCGGCGAGCAGACGGTGGGCTccaccgccgtcgtcgccgtggtGGGCCCGCGCCGCATCGTGGTGGCCAACTGCGGCGACTCCCGCGCCGTGCTCTCCCGCGGCGGCGCGCCCGTGCCGCTCTCCTCCGACCACAAG CCAGACCGACCTGATGAGCTGGAAAGAGTAGAAGCAGCTGGTGGCAGGGTCATTAACTGGAACGGATACCGTATCCTGGGAGTGCTTGCGACTTCTAGGTCAATCG GAGACTATTACCTGAAACCATATGTCATAGCGGAGCCAGAGGTTACCATCATGGACCGGACAGACAAAGACGAGTTCCTTATATTGGCAAGCGATGGTCTGTGGGACGTCGTGTCCAACGACATTGCCTGCAAGATCGCGAGGAATTGCCTAAGTGGGCGTGCGGCTTCCAAGTACCCCGAGTCCGTCTCTGGGAGCACGGCGGCCGACGCCGCAGCGCTGCTTGTTGAGCTCGCCATCTCGCGCGGCAGCAAGGACAACATCAGCGTCGTTGTGGTGGAGTTGCGACGACTGAAGAGTAGGATGGGAGCGGTGATCAAAGAGAACCGCAGGtag